The Deltaproteobacteria bacterium genome includes a region encoding these proteins:
- a CDS encoding VOC family protein yields MAGRVNPVPRATPYLCCKDAARAIEFYKKAFGATEAMRLSEPGGRIGHAEIRIGDAPIMLSDEYPEMDVRSPQSLGGSPVLIHLYVDDVDALASRAVAAGAKLLRPVADQFYGDRSGTLTDPFGHRWMIATRKEDVSAAEMQKRYDALMKTGGEH; encoded by the coding sequence ATGGCAGGAAGAGTGAACCCGGTCCCGCGCGCGACGCCGTACCTGTGCTGCAAGGACGCGGCCCGCGCCATCGAGTTCTACAAGAAGGCGTTCGGCGCGACGGAGGCGATGCGTCTGTCGGAGCCCGGCGGGAGGATCGGGCACGCCGAGATCCGGATCGGCGATGCTCCGATCATGCTCTCCGACGAGTACCCGGAGATGGACGTGCGCAGTCCGCAGTCACTCGGCGGCTCACCGGTGCTCATCCATCTCTACGTCGACGACGTGGACGCGCTGGCCAGCCGGGCTGTCGCGGCCGGCGCGAAGCTGCTGCGTCCGGTCGCGGATCAGTTCTACGGCGACCGCTCCGGCACGTTGACGGACCCCTTCGGGCATCGCTGGATGATCGCCACCCGCAAGGAAGACGTCTCCGCCGCGGAGATGCAGAAGCGCTACGACGCGTTGATGAAGACAGGGGG